Proteins encoded together in one Lathamus discolor isolate bLatDis1 chromosome 3, bLatDis1.hap1, whole genome shotgun sequence window:
- the TSC22D2 gene encoding TSC22 domain family protein 2 isoform X4, with protein MSKMPAKKKSCFQITSVTTAQVASSITEDTESLDDPDESRTEDVSSEIFDVSRATDYGPEDVCERSSSEETLNNVGEAETPGTVSPNLLLDGQLAVAAGGVAAAVPAVAPNGGAVPKSSAAPLSAAVPGTAVAGASSTQTALPSTGPSASAASGTMSQTVAAACSSRFRVIKLDHGTGEPYRRGRWTCMEYYDRDSDGGGVLGRTGDCIRHSSTFEQATQERDSGLGATGGSVVVSAVPASAYGPDSVADSSLTAVSQLIQTEKMNQSSLQQPNFVIGQQQQPQQPIGGAVPQSTAQPMFSGASAANQQMMVPQQSQPQVNTQGVAQAGPNGKGMASPNVTIGQPSIPVAQQQVQQASIPVTQPQQFAYSQSQIPPVHLLPTQPSGQTEYMQHMTIMQSQGAIQQATTGSVPNTVASSLPVGQVTGQNPSPVGASVMGVSAQPGEAVGQGSGLMQSGQTQASQPAVPQPGGVVQQGIGHAGVVQQKSVTQHQIGGSSQVSGMPGTPHAVVSGVQNVPAVVPGTSVPTASTTISVTMPNVPVTLVQSQLTSHTSVSRSTGVVQPQHVGHSLMQGTPNVPSNLPQSNLGQFQTQAQSLVGQIDESRRKSEPLPQPPLSLIAENKPLVKPPIPDTLANPLQLPASTPMNSLASSVFGISIPVDGDEDRPLLQLGKIFLNSIPAVQSACRSSAGIRQLHSTKRSISTSYASQRPSGIGMNT; from the coding sequence ATGTCCAAGATGCCGGCCAAAAAGAAGAGCTGCTTCCAGATCACCAGCGTGACCACGGCTCAGGTGGCGAGCAGCATCACCGAGGACACTGAGAGCCTGGACGACCCGGATGAGTCCCGCACTGAGGACGTGTCTTCTGAAATCTTTGATGTTTCCCGAGCCACGGATTACGGCCCTGAGGATGTGTGCGAGCGGAGCTCCTCCGAAGAGACTCTCAACAACGTGGGCGAGGCTGAAACTCCTGGCACTGTCTCTCCCAATCTCCTTTTGGATGGGCAGCTGGCAGTGGCTGCTGGTGGGGTGGCTGCGGCTGTGCCGGCTGTGGCTCCCAATGGAGGGGCTGTGCCCAAGAGCTCTGCTGCGCCCCTGTCAGCTGCCGTTCCTGGCACTGCCGTGGCAGGAGCCAGCAGTACTCAAACTGCCTTGCCCTCCACAGGGCCTTCTGCGTCTGCCGCTTCTGGGACAATGTCTCAGACAGTGGCTGCTGCATGCAGCTCACGCTTCAGGGTGATCAAGCTGGACCATGGTACAGGGGAGCCCTACAGGCGAGGACGATGGACGTGTATGGAGTATTATGACCGGGACTCAGATGGTGGTGGTGTTCTGGGCAGGACTGGAGATTGCATTAGGCACAGCAGCACCTTCGAGCAGGCCACTCAAGAGAGGGACAGTGGCCTCGGTGCCACAGGAGGTTCTGTCGTGGTCTCAGCTGTGCCAGCATCGGCCTATGGCCCCGATTCTGTAGCTGACAGTTCCTTGACTGCTGTGTCACAGCTAATCCAGACAGAGAAAATGAACCAGTCCTCTCTACAGCAACCTAATTTTGTCATTGGGCAACAACAGCAGCCGCAACAACCCATAGGTGGGGCCGTACCTCAAAGTACTGCTCAGCCTATGTTTTCTGGGGCATCAGCAGCAAATCAGCAAATGATGGTGCCACAGCAGTCACAGCCACAGGTAAATACGCAGGGTGTTGCACAGGCTGGACCCAATGGGAAAGGCATGGCGTCTCCAAATGTGACAATAGGCCAGCCAAGCATTCctgtggcacagcagcaggtgCAGCAGGCAAGCATACCAGTGACTCAGCCTCAACAATTTGCTTACTCTCAGTCCCAGATTCCGCCAGTGCATCTACTGCCGACACAGCCTTCTGGTCAGACCGAATACATGCAGCACATGACAATTATGCAGTCTCAAGGAGCTATTCAACAGGCTACTACGGGCTCTGTTCCAAATACTGTGGCTTCCAGCCTTCCTGTGGGGCAGGTGACCGGCCAAAACCCCTCACCTGTGGGAGCATCAGTGATGGGGGTGTCAGCGCAGCCTGGTGAAGCAGTTGGACAGGGATCAGGATTAATGCAGAGTGGCCAGACACAAGCTAGTCAGCCTGCTGTTCCACAACCAGGAGGTGTGGTGCAGCAAGGCATTGGACATGCAGGGGTTGTGCAACAGAAATCTGTGACTCAGCATCAAATAGGTGGAAGCAGCCAAGTGTCCGGAATGCCTGGTACTCCCCATGCTGTGGTCTCCGGAGTTCAGAACGTGCCTGCGGTTGTGCCCGGTACAAGTGTGCCTACTGCATCTACCACCATTTCTGTTACTATGCCAAATGTCCCTGTTACGCTAGTCCAGTCCCAGCTGACGAGCCACACTTCTGTCAGCAGAAGTACCGGCGTTGTCCAGCCGCAGCATGTCGGACACTCGTTAATGCAAGGCACGCCTAATGTACCTTCAAATCTGCCACAGTCAAACCTTGGACAGTTTCAGACCCAAGCTCAGTCCTTAGTAGGCCAGATTGATGAGTCTAGAAGAAAATCAGAACCCCTACCTCAGCCACCACTTTCTCTTATAGCTGAAAATAAACCTCTTGTGAAGCCTCCCATTCCAGACACTCTAGCAAATCCTCTTCAGTTACCTGCAAGTACTCCTATGAACAGTCTTGCCAGCTCTGTGTTTGGCATATCTATTCCTGTTGATGGTGATGAAGACAG
- the TSC22D2 gene encoding TSC22 domain family protein 2 isoform X3: protein MSKMPAKKKSCFQITSVTTAQVASSITEDTESLDDPDESRTEDVSSEIFDVSRATDYGPEDVCERSSSEETLNNVGEAETPGTVSPNLLLDGQLAVAAGGVAAAVPAVAPNGGAVPKSSAAPLSAAVPGTAVAGASSTQTALPSTGPSASAASGTMSQTVAAACSSRFRVIKLDHGTGEPYRRGRWTCMEYYDRDSDGGGVLGRTGDCIRHSSTFEQATQERDSGLGATGGSVVVSAVPASAYGPDSVADSSLTAVSQLIQTEKMNQSSLQQPNFVIGQQQQPQQPIGGAVPQSTAQPMFSGASAANQQMMVPQQSQPQVNTQGVAQAGPNGKGMASPNVTIGQPSIPVAQQQVQQASIPVTQPQQFAYSQSQIPPVHLLPTQPSGQTEYMQHMTIMQSQGAIQQATTGSVPNTVASSLPVGQVTGQNPSPVGASVMGVSAQPGEAVGQGSGLMQSGQTQASQPAVPQPGGVVQQGIGHAGVVQQKSVTQHQIGGSSQVSGMPGTPHAVVSGVQNVPAVVPGTSVPTASTTISVTMPNVPVTLVQSQLTSHTSVSRSTGVVQPQHVGHSLMQGTPNVPSNLPQSNLGQFQTQAQSLVGQIDESRRKSEPLPQPPLSLIAENKPLVKPPIPDTLANPLQLPASTPMNSLASSVFGISIPVDGDEDRPLLQLGKIFLNSIPAVQSACRSSAGIRQLHSTKRSISTSYASQRPSGIVHLVQVLLPLTTK from the coding sequence ATGTCCAAGATGCCGGCCAAAAAGAAGAGCTGCTTCCAGATCACCAGCGTGACCACGGCTCAGGTGGCGAGCAGCATCACCGAGGACACTGAGAGCCTGGACGACCCGGATGAGTCCCGCACTGAGGACGTGTCTTCTGAAATCTTTGATGTTTCCCGAGCCACGGATTACGGCCCTGAGGATGTGTGCGAGCGGAGCTCCTCCGAAGAGACTCTCAACAACGTGGGCGAGGCTGAAACTCCTGGCACTGTCTCTCCCAATCTCCTTTTGGATGGGCAGCTGGCAGTGGCTGCTGGTGGGGTGGCTGCGGCTGTGCCGGCTGTGGCTCCCAATGGAGGGGCTGTGCCCAAGAGCTCTGCTGCGCCCCTGTCAGCTGCCGTTCCTGGCACTGCCGTGGCAGGAGCCAGCAGTACTCAAACTGCCTTGCCCTCCACAGGGCCTTCTGCGTCTGCCGCTTCTGGGACAATGTCTCAGACAGTGGCTGCTGCATGCAGCTCACGCTTCAGGGTGATCAAGCTGGACCATGGTACAGGGGAGCCCTACAGGCGAGGACGATGGACGTGTATGGAGTATTATGACCGGGACTCAGATGGTGGTGGTGTTCTGGGCAGGACTGGAGATTGCATTAGGCACAGCAGCACCTTCGAGCAGGCCACTCAAGAGAGGGACAGTGGCCTCGGTGCCACAGGAGGTTCTGTCGTGGTCTCAGCTGTGCCAGCATCGGCCTATGGCCCCGATTCTGTAGCTGACAGTTCCTTGACTGCTGTGTCACAGCTAATCCAGACAGAGAAAATGAACCAGTCCTCTCTACAGCAACCTAATTTTGTCATTGGGCAACAACAGCAGCCGCAACAACCCATAGGTGGGGCCGTACCTCAAAGTACTGCTCAGCCTATGTTTTCTGGGGCATCAGCAGCAAATCAGCAAATGATGGTGCCACAGCAGTCACAGCCACAGGTAAATACGCAGGGTGTTGCACAGGCTGGACCCAATGGGAAAGGCATGGCGTCTCCAAATGTGACAATAGGCCAGCCAAGCATTCctgtggcacagcagcaggtgCAGCAGGCAAGCATACCAGTGACTCAGCCTCAACAATTTGCTTACTCTCAGTCCCAGATTCCGCCAGTGCATCTACTGCCGACACAGCCTTCTGGTCAGACCGAATACATGCAGCACATGACAATTATGCAGTCTCAAGGAGCTATTCAACAGGCTACTACGGGCTCTGTTCCAAATACTGTGGCTTCCAGCCTTCCTGTGGGGCAGGTGACCGGCCAAAACCCCTCACCTGTGGGAGCATCAGTGATGGGGGTGTCAGCGCAGCCTGGTGAAGCAGTTGGACAGGGATCAGGATTAATGCAGAGTGGCCAGACACAAGCTAGTCAGCCTGCTGTTCCACAACCAGGAGGTGTGGTGCAGCAAGGCATTGGACATGCAGGGGTTGTGCAACAGAAATCTGTGACTCAGCATCAAATAGGTGGAAGCAGCCAAGTGTCCGGAATGCCTGGTACTCCCCATGCTGTGGTCTCCGGAGTTCAGAACGTGCCTGCGGTTGTGCCCGGTACAAGTGTGCCTACTGCATCTACCACCATTTCTGTTACTATGCCAAATGTCCCTGTTACGCTAGTCCAGTCCCAGCTGACGAGCCACACTTCTGTCAGCAGAAGTACCGGCGTTGTCCAGCCGCAGCATGTCGGACACTCGTTAATGCAAGGCACGCCTAATGTACCTTCAAATCTGCCACAGTCAAACCTTGGACAGTTTCAGACCCAAGCTCAGTCCTTAGTAGGCCAGATTGATGAGTCTAGAAGAAAATCAGAACCCCTACCTCAGCCACCACTTTCTCTTATAGCTGAAAATAAACCTCTTGTGAAGCCTCCCATTCCAGACACTCTAGCAAATCCTCTTCAGTTACCTGCAAGTACTCCTATGAACAGTCTTGCCAGCTCTGTGTTTGGCATATCTATTCCTGTTGATGGTGATGAAGACAG
- the TSC22D2 gene encoding TSC22 domain family protein 2 isoform X5 yields the protein MSKMPAKKKSCFQITSVTTAQVASSITEDTESLDDPDESRTEDVSSEIFDVSRATDYGPEDVCERSSSEETLNNVGEAETPGTVSPNLLLDGQLAVAAGGVAAAVPAVAPNGGAVPKSSAAPLSAAVPGTAVAGASSTQTALPSTGPSASAASGTMSQTVAAACSSRFRVIKLDHGTGEPYRRGRWTCMEYYDRDSDGGGVLGRTGDCIRHSSTFEQATQERDSGLGATGGSVVVSAVPASAYGPDSVADSSLTAVSQLIQTEKMNQSSLQQPNFVIGQQQQPQQPIGGAVPQSTAQPMFSGASAANQQMMVPQQSQPQVNTQGVAQAGPNGKGMASPNVTIGQPSIPVAQQQVQQASIPVTQPQQFAYSQSQIPPVHLLPTQPSGQTEYMQHMTIMQSQGAIQQATTGSVPNTVASSLPVGQVTGQNPSPVGASVMGVSAQPGEAVGQGSGLMQSGQTQASQPAVPQPGGVVQQGIGHAGVVQQKSVTQHQIGGSSQVSGMPGTPHAVVSGVQNVPAVVPGTSVPTASTTISVTMPNVPVTLVQSQLTSHTSVSRSTGVVQPQHVGHSLMQGTPNVPSNLPQSNLGQFQTQAQSLVGQIDESRRKSEPLPQPPLSLIAENKPLVKPPIPDTLANPLQLPASTPMNSLASSVFGISIPVDGDEDRNPSTAFYQAFHFNKLRESKTFWDRYEYLTMECIRAECIWCKCCCH from the coding sequence ATGTCCAAGATGCCGGCCAAAAAGAAGAGCTGCTTCCAGATCACCAGCGTGACCACGGCTCAGGTGGCGAGCAGCATCACCGAGGACACTGAGAGCCTGGACGACCCGGATGAGTCCCGCACTGAGGACGTGTCTTCTGAAATCTTTGATGTTTCCCGAGCCACGGATTACGGCCCTGAGGATGTGTGCGAGCGGAGCTCCTCCGAAGAGACTCTCAACAACGTGGGCGAGGCTGAAACTCCTGGCACTGTCTCTCCCAATCTCCTTTTGGATGGGCAGCTGGCAGTGGCTGCTGGTGGGGTGGCTGCGGCTGTGCCGGCTGTGGCTCCCAATGGAGGGGCTGTGCCCAAGAGCTCTGCTGCGCCCCTGTCAGCTGCCGTTCCTGGCACTGCCGTGGCAGGAGCCAGCAGTACTCAAACTGCCTTGCCCTCCACAGGGCCTTCTGCGTCTGCCGCTTCTGGGACAATGTCTCAGACAGTGGCTGCTGCATGCAGCTCACGCTTCAGGGTGATCAAGCTGGACCATGGTACAGGGGAGCCCTACAGGCGAGGACGATGGACGTGTATGGAGTATTATGACCGGGACTCAGATGGTGGTGGTGTTCTGGGCAGGACTGGAGATTGCATTAGGCACAGCAGCACCTTCGAGCAGGCCACTCAAGAGAGGGACAGTGGCCTCGGTGCCACAGGAGGTTCTGTCGTGGTCTCAGCTGTGCCAGCATCGGCCTATGGCCCCGATTCTGTAGCTGACAGTTCCTTGACTGCTGTGTCACAGCTAATCCAGACAGAGAAAATGAACCAGTCCTCTCTACAGCAACCTAATTTTGTCATTGGGCAACAACAGCAGCCGCAACAACCCATAGGTGGGGCCGTACCTCAAAGTACTGCTCAGCCTATGTTTTCTGGGGCATCAGCAGCAAATCAGCAAATGATGGTGCCACAGCAGTCACAGCCACAGGTAAATACGCAGGGTGTTGCACAGGCTGGACCCAATGGGAAAGGCATGGCGTCTCCAAATGTGACAATAGGCCAGCCAAGCATTCctgtggcacagcagcaggtgCAGCAGGCAAGCATACCAGTGACTCAGCCTCAACAATTTGCTTACTCTCAGTCCCAGATTCCGCCAGTGCATCTACTGCCGACACAGCCTTCTGGTCAGACCGAATACATGCAGCACATGACAATTATGCAGTCTCAAGGAGCTATTCAACAGGCTACTACGGGCTCTGTTCCAAATACTGTGGCTTCCAGCCTTCCTGTGGGGCAGGTGACCGGCCAAAACCCCTCACCTGTGGGAGCATCAGTGATGGGGGTGTCAGCGCAGCCTGGTGAAGCAGTTGGACAGGGATCAGGATTAATGCAGAGTGGCCAGACACAAGCTAGTCAGCCTGCTGTTCCACAACCAGGAGGTGTGGTGCAGCAAGGCATTGGACATGCAGGGGTTGTGCAACAGAAATCTGTGACTCAGCATCAAATAGGTGGAAGCAGCCAAGTGTCCGGAATGCCTGGTACTCCCCATGCTGTGGTCTCCGGAGTTCAGAACGTGCCTGCGGTTGTGCCCGGTACAAGTGTGCCTACTGCATCTACCACCATTTCTGTTACTATGCCAAATGTCCCTGTTACGCTAGTCCAGTCCCAGCTGACGAGCCACACTTCTGTCAGCAGAAGTACCGGCGTTGTCCAGCCGCAGCATGTCGGACACTCGTTAATGCAAGGCACGCCTAATGTACCTTCAAATCTGCCACAGTCAAACCTTGGACAGTTTCAGACCCAAGCTCAGTCCTTAGTAGGCCAGATTGATGAGTCTAGAAGAAAATCAGAACCCCTACCTCAGCCACCACTTTCTCTTATAGCTGAAAATAAACCTCTTGTGAAGCCTCCCATTCCAGACACTCTAGCAAATCCTCTTCAGTTACCTGCAAGTACTCCTATGAACAGTCTTGCCAGCTCTGTGTTTGGCATATCTATTCCTGTTGATGGTGATGAAGACAG
- the TSC22D2 gene encoding TSC22 domain family protein 2 isoform X7, with the protein MSKMPAKKKSCFQITSVTTAQVASSITEDTESLDDPDESRTEDVSSEIFDVSRATDYGPEDVCERSSSEETLNNVGEAETPGTVSPNLLLDGQLAVAAGGVAAAVPAVAPNGGAVPKSSAAPLSAAVPGTAVAGASSTQTALPSTGPSASAASGTMSQTVAAACSSRFRVIKLDHGTGEPYRRGRWTCMEYYDRDSDGGGVLGRTGDCIRHSSTFEQATQERDSGLGATGGSVVVSAVPASAYGPDSVADSSLTAVSQLIQTEKMNQSSLQQPNFVIGQQQQPQQPIGGAVPQSTAQPMFSGASAANQQMMVPQQSQPQVNTQGVAQAGPNGKGMASPNVTIGQPSIPVAQQQVQQASIPVTQPQQFAYSQSQIPPVHLLPTQPSGQTEYMQHMTIMQSQGAIQQATTGSVPNTVASSLPVGQVTGQNPSPVGASVMGVSAQPGEAVGQGSGLMQSGQTQASQPAVPQPGGVVQQGIGHAGVVQQKSVTQHQIGGSSQVSGMPGTPHAVVSGVQNVPAVVPGTSVPTASTTISVTMPNVPVTLVQSQLTSHTSVSRSTGVVQPQHVGHSLMQGTPNVPSNLPQSNLGQFQTQAQSLVGQIDESRRKSEPLPQPPLSLIAENKPLVKPPIPDTLANPLQLPASTPMNSLASSVFGISIPVDGDEDRPLLQLGKIFLNSIPAVQSACRSSAVHLVQVLLPLTTK; encoded by the coding sequence ATGTCCAAGATGCCGGCCAAAAAGAAGAGCTGCTTCCAGATCACCAGCGTGACCACGGCTCAGGTGGCGAGCAGCATCACCGAGGACACTGAGAGCCTGGACGACCCGGATGAGTCCCGCACTGAGGACGTGTCTTCTGAAATCTTTGATGTTTCCCGAGCCACGGATTACGGCCCTGAGGATGTGTGCGAGCGGAGCTCCTCCGAAGAGACTCTCAACAACGTGGGCGAGGCTGAAACTCCTGGCACTGTCTCTCCCAATCTCCTTTTGGATGGGCAGCTGGCAGTGGCTGCTGGTGGGGTGGCTGCGGCTGTGCCGGCTGTGGCTCCCAATGGAGGGGCTGTGCCCAAGAGCTCTGCTGCGCCCCTGTCAGCTGCCGTTCCTGGCACTGCCGTGGCAGGAGCCAGCAGTACTCAAACTGCCTTGCCCTCCACAGGGCCTTCTGCGTCTGCCGCTTCTGGGACAATGTCTCAGACAGTGGCTGCTGCATGCAGCTCACGCTTCAGGGTGATCAAGCTGGACCATGGTACAGGGGAGCCCTACAGGCGAGGACGATGGACGTGTATGGAGTATTATGACCGGGACTCAGATGGTGGTGGTGTTCTGGGCAGGACTGGAGATTGCATTAGGCACAGCAGCACCTTCGAGCAGGCCACTCAAGAGAGGGACAGTGGCCTCGGTGCCACAGGAGGTTCTGTCGTGGTCTCAGCTGTGCCAGCATCGGCCTATGGCCCCGATTCTGTAGCTGACAGTTCCTTGACTGCTGTGTCACAGCTAATCCAGACAGAGAAAATGAACCAGTCCTCTCTACAGCAACCTAATTTTGTCATTGGGCAACAACAGCAGCCGCAACAACCCATAGGTGGGGCCGTACCTCAAAGTACTGCTCAGCCTATGTTTTCTGGGGCATCAGCAGCAAATCAGCAAATGATGGTGCCACAGCAGTCACAGCCACAGGTAAATACGCAGGGTGTTGCACAGGCTGGACCCAATGGGAAAGGCATGGCGTCTCCAAATGTGACAATAGGCCAGCCAAGCATTCctgtggcacagcagcaggtgCAGCAGGCAAGCATACCAGTGACTCAGCCTCAACAATTTGCTTACTCTCAGTCCCAGATTCCGCCAGTGCATCTACTGCCGACACAGCCTTCTGGTCAGACCGAATACATGCAGCACATGACAATTATGCAGTCTCAAGGAGCTATTCAACAGGCTACTACGGGCTCTGTTCCAAATACTGTGGCTTCCAGCCTTCCTGTGGGGCAGGTGACCGGCCAAAACCCCTCACCTGTGGGAGCATCAGTGATGGGGGTGTCAGCGCAGCCTGGTGAAGCAGTTGGACAGGGATCAGGATTAATGCAGAGTGGCCAGACACAAGCTAGTCAGCCTGCTGTTCCACAACCAGGAGGTGTGGTGCAGCAAGGCATTGGACATGCAGGGGTTGTGCAACAGAAATCTGTGACTCAGCATCAAATAGGTGGAAGCAGCCAAGTGTCCGGAATGCCTGGTACTCCCCATGCTGTGGTCTCCGGAGTTCAGAACGTGCCTGCGGTTGTGCCCGGTACAAGTGTGCCTACTGCATCTACCACCATTTCTGTTACTATGCCAAATGTCCCTGTTACGCTAGTCCAGTCCCAGCTGACGAGCCACACTTCTGTCAGCAGAAGTACCGGCGTTGTCCAGCCGCAGCATGTCGGACACTCGTTAATGCAAGGCACGCCTAATGTACCTTCAAATCTGCCACAGTCAAACCTTGGACAGTTTCAGACCCAAGCTCAGTCCTTAGTAGGCCAGATTGATGAGTCTAGAAGAAAATCAGAACCCCTACCTCAGCCACCACTTTCTCTTATAGCTGAAAATAAACCTCTTGTGAAGCCTCCCATTCCAGACACTCTAGCAAATCCTCTTCAGTTACCTGCAAGTACTCCTATGAACAGTCTTGCCAGCTCTGTGTTTGGCATATCTATTCCTGTTGATGGTGATGAAGACAG
- the TSC22D2 gene encoding TSC22 domain family protein 2 isoform X6, giving the protein MSKMPAKKKSCFQITSVTTAQVASSITEDTESLDDPDESRTEDVSSEIFDVSRATDYGPEDVCERSSSEETLNNVGEAETPGTVSPNLLLDGQLAVAAGGVAAAVPAVAPNGGAVPKSSAAPLSAAVPGTAVAGASSTQTALPSTGPSASAASGTMSQTVAAACSSRFRVIKLDHGTGEPYRRGRWTCMEYYDRDSDGGGVLGRTGDCIRHSSTFEQATQERDSGLGATGGSVVVSAVPASAYGPDSVADSSLTAVSQLIQTEKMNQSSLQQPNFVIGQQQQPQQPIGGAVPQSTAQPMFSGASAANQQMMVPQQSQPQVNTQGVAQAGPNGKGMASPNVTIGQPSIPVAQQQVQQASIPVTQPQQFAYSQSQIPPVHLLPTQPSGQTEYMQHMTIMQSQGAIQQATTGSVPNTVASSLPVGQVTGQNPSPVGASVMGVSAQPGEAVGQGSGLMQSGQTQASQPAVPQPGGVVQQGIGHAGVVQQKSVTQHQIGGSSQVSGMPGTPHAVVSGVQNVPAVVPGTSVPTASTTISVTMPNVPVTLVQSQLTSHTSVSRSTGVVQPQHVGHSLMQGTPNVPSNLPQSNLGQFQTQAQSLVGQIDESRRKSEPLPQPPLSLIAENKPLVKPPIPDTLANPLQLPASTPMNSLASSVFGISIPVDGDEDRNPSTAFYQAFHFNKLRESKTFWDRYEYLTMECIRAEGW; this is encoded by the coding sequence ATGTCCAAGATGCCGGCCAAAAAGAAGAGCTGCTTCCAGATCACCAGCGTGACCACGGCTCAGGTGGCGAGCAGCATCACCGAGGACACTGAGAGCCTGGACGACCCGGATGAGTCCCGCACTGAGGACGTGTCTTCTGAAATCTTTGATGTTTCCCGAGCCACGGATTACGGCCCTGAGGATGTGTGCGAGCGGAGCTCCTCCGAAGAGACTCTCAACAACGTGGGCGAGGCTGAAACTCCTGGCACTGTCTCTCCCAATCTCCTTTTGGATGGGCAGCTGGCAGTGGCTGCTGGTGGGGTGGCTGCGGCTGTGCCGGCTGTGGCTCCCAATGGAGGGGCTGTGCCCAAGAGCTCTGCTGCGCCCCTGTCAGCTGCCGTTCCTGGCACTGCCGTGGCAGGAGCCAGCAGTACTCAAACTGCCTTGCCCTCCACAGGGCCTTCTGCGTCTGCCGCTTCTGGGACAATGTCTCAGACAGTGGCTGCTGCATGCAGCTCACGCTTCAGGGTGATCAAGCTGGACCATGGTACAGGGGAGCCCTACAGGCGAGGACGATGGACGTGTATGGAGTATTATGACCGGGACTCAGATGGTGGTGGTGTTCTGGGCAGGACTGGAGATTGCATTAGGCACAGCAGCACCTTCGAGCAGGCCACTCAAGAGAGGGACAGTGGCCTCGGTGCCACAGGAGGTTCTGTCGTGGTCTCAGCTGTGCCAGCATCGGCCTATGGCCCCGATTCTGTAGCTGACAGTTCCTTGACTGCTGTGTCACAGCTAATCCAGACAGAGAAAATGAACCAGTCCTCTCTACAGCAACCTAATTTTGTCATTGGGCAACAACAGCAGCCGCAACAACCCATAGGTGGGGCCGTACCTCAAAGTACTGCTCAGCCTATGTTTTCTGGGGCATCAGCAGCAAATCAGCAAATGATGGTGCCACAGCAGTCACAGCCACAGGTAAATACGCAGGGTGTTGCACAGGCTGGACCCAATGGGAAAGGCATGGCGTCTCCAAATGTGACAATAGGCCAGCCAAGCATTCctgtggcacagcagcaggtgCAGCAGGCAAGCATACCAGTGACTCAGCCTCAACAATTTGCTTACTCTCAGTCCCAGATTCCGCCAGTGCATCTACTGCCGACACAGCCTTCTGGTCAGACCGAATACATGCAGCACATGACAATTATGCAGTCTCAAGGAGCTATTCAACAGGCTACTACGGGCTCTGTTCCAAATACTGTGGCTTCCAGCCTTCCTGTGGGGCAGGTGACCGGCCAAAACCCCTCACCTGTGGGAGCATCAGTGATGGGGGTGTCAGCGCAGCCTGGTGAAGCAGTTGGACAGGGATCAGGATTAATGCAGAGTGGCCAGACACAAGCTAGTCAGCCTGCTGTTCCACAACCAGGAGGTGTGGTGCAGCAAGGCATTGGACATGCAGGGGTTGTGCAACAGAAATCTGTGACTCAGCATCAAATAGGTGGAAGCAGCCAAGTGTCCGGAATGCCTGGTACTCCCCATGCTGTGGTCTCCGGAGTTCAGAACGTGCCTGCGGTTGTGCCCGGTACAAGTGTGCCTACTGCATCTACCACCATTTCTGTTACTATGCCAAATGTCCCTGTTACGCTAGTCCAGTCCCAGCTGACGAGCCACACTTCTGTCAGCAGAAGTACCGGCGTTGTCCAGCCGCAGCATGTCGGACACTCGTTAATGCAAGGCACGCCTAATGTACCTTCAAATCTGCCACAGTCAAACCTTGGACAGTTTCAGACCCAAGCTCAGTCCTTAGTAGGCCAGATTGATGAGTCTAGAAGAAAATCAGAACCCCTACCTCAGCCACCACTTTCTCTTATAGCTGAAAATAAACCTCTTGTGAAGCCTCCCATTCCAGACACTCTAGCAAATCCTCTTCAGTTACCTGCAAGTACTCCTATGAACAGTCTTGCCAGCTCTGTGTTTGGCATATCTATTCCTGTTGATGGTGATGAAGACAG